Proteins found in one Paenibacillus borealis genomic segment:
- a CDS encoding response regulator transcription factor — MLKVMIVDDEPWVLEGLRTMVDWEKSGYEVCAEALSAVEALRIIQEHKPDLLLTDINLPVMSGLELIAAVKEVMDPPPRFVILSGYDDFNYARTALRQKVDGYLLKPVDDEEIEALLLKVKAIIQNEIASRDEGRKKHNLLVNNLINRFIQGEWSEELERAADKLMELQPGTELQCILAAAVSSTMGQNEGDGEGFPGELGYVFQDPTGRPGLIVRCAGMSSEAIEAAAVQVQKTQSEKLGVPVAVMISGRRTGARSIRELYTQTLEVWGVKYRREKGGIFYYNDLRNMGQALEFAEGHFTRVLEKVKAGESEQIQNCVREAFAAITAMPLKIDAARAEVAHLEMTLCRSIAEMQGDPDRIMNAMRMEYGPLGGMEDYYRLSLYVDRLCLQAAAYLAELRAGNEGNTIYNVIQYVDLEFRNKLQLQDIARQFHMNSAYLGQLFRKETGRSFSDYLNEKRIEAAKGLLKRTQLKISDIALQVGFSNTDYFIDKFKARVGSSPSVYKNANKNKQL, encoded by the coding sequence ATGCTGAAGGTCATGATTGTTGACGATGAACCGTGGGTTCTGGAAGGGCTTAGGACGATGGTTGACTGGGAGAAATCCGGTTACGAGGTCTGCGCCGAAGCGCTCAGCGCTGTGGAGGCACTCCGGATCATTCAGGAGCATAAGCCGGACTTGCTGCTTACGGATATTAACCTTCCCGTAATGAGCGGACTCGAGCTGATCGCTGCCGTGAAGGAAGTGATGGACCCGCCGCCCAGATTCGTTATTCTGAGCGGATATGACGATTTCAACTATGCCCGGACTGCGCTGCGCCAGAAGGTGGACGGCTATCTGCTGAAGCCGGTTGATGATGAGGAGATCGAGGCGCTGCTGTTAAAGGTCAAAGCGATCATTCAAAATGAAATCGCTTCCAGGGATGAGGGCCGTAAGAAGCACAACCTACTGGTGAATAATCTGATCAACCGGTTCATTCAGGGGGAATGGAGCGAAGAGCTGGAGCGTGCAGCGGATAAGCTGATGGAGCTTCAGCCGGGCACGGAGCTGCAATGCATTCTTGCCGCAGCAGTGTCAAGCACAATGGGTCAGAATGAAGGGGATGGGGAAGGGTTCCCCGGTGAGCTTGGTTATGTCTTTCAGGACCCAACGGGCAGACCGGGGCTTATTGTGCGGTGTGCAGGGATGTCCTCCGAAGCGATTGAGGCAGCGGCGGTTCAGGTGCAGAAGACACAGTCGGAGAAGCTTGGAGTTCCAGTGGCTGTAATGATCAGCGGAAGGAGGACAGGGGCGCGTTCCATCCGGGAATTGTACACACAGACTCTTGAGGTCTGGGGGGTGAAATACCGCAGGGAGAAGGGCGGGATTTTCTACTACAATGACCTGAGAAACATGGGCCAAGCTCTGGAATTCGCCGAAGGGCACTTCACGCGTGTATTGGAGAAGGTTAAGGCAGGTGAGTCTGAACAGATTCAGAACTGTGTCAGGGAAGCCTTCGCTGCCATTACGGCCATGCCGCTGAAGATCGATGCCGCCCGGGCTGAGGTAGCCCATCTGGAGATGACCTTATGCCGGAGCATAGCGGAAATGCAGGGAGATCCCGACCGGATCATGAATGCGATGCGGATGGAGTATGGCCCTCTGGGCGGAATGGAGGATTATTACAGGCTGAGCCTGTATGTGGATAGGCTCTGCCTCCAGGCAGCGGCTTATCTGGCTGAACTGCGGGCGGGCAACGAGGGGAATACGATCTATAATGTCATCCAATACGTGGATCTTGAATTCCGTAACAAGCTGCAGCTTCAGGATATCGCCAGGCAGTTTCATATGAACTCGGCCTATTTGGGCCAGCTGTTCCGTAAGGAGACGGGGCGCAGCTTCAGCGATTATCTGAATGAGAAACGGATTGAAGCGGCCAAGGGCCTGCTTAAGCGCACCCAGCTCAAGATATCGGATATCGCGCTGCAGGTGGGCTTTTCGAATACGGATTATTTTATCGACAAGTTCAAAGCGAGGGTGGGTTCTTCACCTTCAGTCTACAAGAATGCCAATAAGAACAAGCAGCTATGA
- a CDS encoding ADP-ribosylglycohydrolase family protein, which yields MAGWERLQETVRLELQQRIEEGCQPGRLAEKLAAAGSDEGKLMEVYRELMELPVAADFPYEEPSDLASIRRLRPGGPRKLVVNWTPEEWRDRFYGAWLGRSVGCALGKPLEYWDYLYGKDGRTGWENIELWFRGADAWPITGYTPEYSTARAEYGLGLSDWSFTSTREKISYMESDDDIRYTVLGLMLLEQKGLDWDSWDIGKLWHGHLTYSQVCTAETQAYMNFAGETSHLHGEKPEDWLLRQERVRMHLNPYREWIGAAIRADALAYGAAGNPELAAELGWRDASFSHVKNGIYGEMFNAAMISAAFAGLDNERIVEIGLSEIPQTSRLAGDVRTGIAIAQEAGSERELVSRLWDRFSHYDPVHTNNNAAIVAASLIYGGNDFEKAVVTSVSAGMDTDCNGATVGSIMGAKLGAARLPASWTAPLNDLLYADLPGFHPIAISDVAERSYQVFLKIRAELGEQD from the coding sequence ATGGCAGGCTGGGAACGTCTGCAGGAGACGGTGCGGCTGGAGCTGCAGCAGCGGATAGAGGAAGGCTGCCAGCCTGGCCGTCTGGCAGAGAAGCTGGCTGCTGCCGGCAGTGATGAGGGCAAGCTCATGGAGGTGTACCGGGAGCTGATGGAGCTTCCCGTGGCCGCTGACTTTCCTTACGAGGAGCCCTCGGATCTGGCGTCGATCAGACGGCTGCGCCCCGGAGGTCCGCGTAAGCTTGTGGTGAATTGGACGCCGGAAGAGTGGAGGGACAGGTTCTATGGAGCGTGGCTTGGCCGGAGTGTAGGCTGTGCGCTGGGCAAGCCGCTGGAATACTGGGATTATCTGTACGGGAAGGACGGCCGTACCGGCTGGGAGAACATTGAATTGTGGTTCCGCGGCGCGGATGCCTGGCCGATTACAGGGTATACACCTGAGTATTCTACGGCCCGGGCGGAATACGGTCTGGGATTAAGCGACTGGTCATTCACCAGTACCCGGGAGAAGATCAGCTACATGGAGAGTGACGACGATATCCGTTATACGGTCCTCGGTCTGATGCTGCTGGAGCAGAAAGGGCTGGACTGGGATTCCTGGGATATCGGCAAGCTGTGGCACGGGCATCTGACCTACAGCCAGGTATGTACAGCAGAAACACAGGCCTATATGAACTTTGCCGGCGAAACCTCCCATCTGCACGGTGAGAAGCCGGAGGATTGGCTGCTGCGGCAGGAGCGGGTGCGCATGCATCTGAATCCGTACCGGGAATGGATTGGGGCGGCCATCCGTGCGGACGCCTTGGCCTATGGAGCGGCCGGGAACCCCGAGCTTGCGGCAGAGCTGGGCTGGCGGGATGCCTCCTTCTCCCATGTGAAGAACGGGATCTACGGCGAAATGTTCAATGCTGCGATGATCTCTGCTGCGTTCGCGGGCCTTGATAACGAGCGGATTGTGGAGATTGGGCTCAGCGAAATTCCGCAGACGAGCAGACTGGCCGGGGATGTGCGGACCGGAATAGCTATTGCACAGGAAGCGGGCAGCGAGCGGGAGCTTGTCAGCAGGCTATGGGACCGGTTCAGCCATTATGACCCGGTGCATACCAATAACAACGCCGCTATCGTCGCAGCTTCGCTTATATACGGCGGCAATGACTTTGAGAAAGCCGTGGTTACCTCTGTCTCTGCCGGGATGGATACAGACTGCAACGGTGCCACAGTCGGCTCCATTATGGGAGCGAAGCTGGGCGCAGCCCGGCTTCCCGCCAGCTGGACCGCACCGCTGAATGATCTGCTGTACGCGGATCTGCCAGGTTTCCACCCGATTGCGATTTCGGACGTTGCCGAACGGAGCTATCAGGTGTTCCTGAAGATCCGTGCGGAGCTGGGGGAGCAGGATTAG
- a CDS encoding nucleoside hydrolase, producing MPTPIIIDCDPGHDDAIAILLALAHPEQLEIRGITTVGGNQVLDKITDNALKVLSFVNADIPVAKGAAAPLLGKLVTGEAAHGESGMDGPALPASRFKPVEQGAVEFMLEIIRASKEKITLVPTAPLTNIALLITAYPEVKDRIEKISLMGGGLAYGNVTRTAEFNIYVDPEAARIVFESGIPIVMSGLDVTDKAAIFEEEIQELKTRGPVSVMVGELLDFYSIYGKKMGYIGNALHDPCAIAWLLHPELFESEHLHVTVETEGKLTRGMTVADRRKKPEKPANTEVLLGVDREAFIKLLFDSLERLDRRPQPAAGEL from the coding sequence ATGCCAACACCTATCATAATCGACTGCGATCCGGGGCATGATGACGCGATTGCCATTCTGCTTGCACTGGCTCATCCGGAGCAATTAGAAATCCGGGGCATTACTACGGTTGGCGGCAACCAGGTTCTTGATAAAATCACCGATAATGCACTCAAGGTGCTTAGCTTTGTAAATGCCGATATTCCCGTAGCCAAGGGAGCGGCGGCTCCGCTGCTTGGCAAGCTGGTAACCGGAGAAGCAGCACATGGGGAGTCCGGCATGGACGGCCCCGCGCTTCCGGCCAGCCGCTTCAAGCCGGTGGAGCAGGGGGCAGTAGAATTCATGCTGGAGATTATCCGCGCATCCAAAGAGAAGATTACCCTGGTGCCTACAGCTCCGCTAACGAATATCGCCTTGCTGATTACCGCTTATCCGGAAGTGAAGGACAGGATCGAGAAGATCTCCCTGATGGGCGGCGGGCTCGCCTATGGAAATGTGACCCGGACGGCGGAGTTTAATATATATGTCGACCCGGAGGCAGCGCGGATTGTCTTTGAATCCGGGATTCCCATTGTAATGAGCGGACTGGATGTAACGGATAAGGCGGCGATTTTTGAAGAGGAGATTCAGGAACTGAAAACACGGGGACCCGTATCCGTAATGGTCGGAGAGCTGCTGGATTTCTATTCGATCTACGGCAAAAAGATGGGTTATATCGGCAATGCGCTGCATGACCCGTGCGCGATTGCCTGGCTGCTGCATCCGGAGCTCTTCGAATCGGAGCATCTGCATGTAACAGTGGAAACCGAAGGCAAGCTAACCCGGGGCATGACTGTTGCCGACCGGCGCAAGAAGCCGGAGAAGCCTGCCAATACGGAAGTTCTGCTTGGCGTAGACCGTGAAGCCTTTATTAAGCTGCTGTTTGATTCACTGGAGCGGTTAGACCGCAGGCCTCAGCCTGCGGCGGGAGAATTGTAG
- a CDS encoding cache domain-containing sensor histidine kinase yields MWRKRFKFTTIVNDIPLNYKFYLIYIVGVLLPIMVLNLVFLDRITDLIKSREQQNLEISLERARKDIHDFIEGGVSVGYALSTDKNLYELLDRTYTDSIEFYSMFDEQLRDRMNSYMPVNNQLERISIYTDNRTIVSGGNYQVMNDKVWASDWYRQAKKAETQVFVTAYRTSENKNLASSIPTLSVVETMDNYSSLNKYEKVLRIDLDLNEIYDIIVREKDYLSLYLINEQNKIVMAADSGYQRLTEEPYPVFDQLGDGQREDVQVVPVGTANYLKGWRIVGITQGERITQAILDIRLYAAALATTITLLTSGFIYIMLRSYNYRVKRLSRHMQKVSNEKFELIAIDEGRDEIGGLIRNFNGMTSTIHSLINDVYKLEIQSKNLEMERVRAELNFLQSQMNPHFLFNTLNAILVVCTKNKYTDVTDIVKSLSKLLRRLLSWKEDLVSVQEEITFIEMYLKIEKFRFRDKFDYVFEIDEQSLKYKIPKLSMQPLVENSCKHGLQTVEGLGIIRVTTAVLDNRLQITVSDNGKGIEPDKLKELLFAIRNENSSGANIGIRNVYRRLELYYADQVRFEISSTPGLGTVVTFGIPLRLLELNHPLEGEV; encoded by the coding sequence ATGTGGAGAAAAAGATTTAAATTCACGACAATTGTTAACGATATCCCGCTTAATTATAAGTTCTACCTTATCTACATTGTAGGTGTGCTGCTGCCAATAATGGTGCTCAATTTAGTATTTCTGGACCGGATTACGGATCTCATTAAATCCAGAGAACAGCAGAACCTGGAGATTTCCCTGGAGCGGGCGCGCAAGGATATTCATGATTTCATCGAAGGGGGGGTCTCCGTCGGCTACGCCCTGTCTACGGATAAGAACCTGTATGAATTGCTGGACCGCACCTACACGGACTCCATAGAATTCTATAGCATGTTCGACGAACAGCTGCGGGACCGGATGAACAGCTACATGCCTGTCAACAACCAGCTGGAACGGATCAGCATTTACACAGATAACCGCACCATTGTGTCCGGCGGGAACTATCAGGTCATGAACGATAAGGTATGGGCAAGCGACTGGTACAGGCAGGCCAAGAAAGCAGAAACCCAGGTGTTTGTTACCGCTTACCGGACGAGTGAGAATAAGAACCTGGCGTCATCGATCCCTACGCTAAGCGTTGTTGAAACGATGGATAATTACAGCAGTTTGAATAAGTATGAGAAGGTGCTGCGGATTGATCTGGACCTGAACGAAATCTATGACATTATTGTGCGCGAAAAAGATTACTTAAGCCTCTACCTCATCAATGAGCAGAACAAGATTGTCATGGCAGCAGACAGCGGCTATCAGCGGCTCACCGAGGAGCCTTATCCCGTATTCGATCAGCTGGGCGACGGTCAGAGGGAGGATGTGCAGGTAGTGCCTGTGGGCACGGCCAACTATCTCAAGGGCTGGAGAATTGTCGGAATCACCCAGGGGGAACGGATCACGCAGGCCATTCTGGATATACGCCTGTACGCGGCTGCGCTGGCAACAACGATTACGCTGCTGACCAGCGGGTTCATCTACATTATGCTGCGCTCCTATAATTACCGGGTGAAACGTCTGTCGCGGCATATGCAGAAGGTGTCTAACGAGAAGTTTGAGCTGATCGCCATCGATGAGGGGCGGGATGAAATCGGCGGACTGATCCGTAATTTCAACGGGATGACCTCCACAATCCACTCGCTGATCAACGATGTGTACAAGCTGGAGATCCAGAGCAAGAACCTGGAGATGGAGCGCGTCAGGGCGGAGCTGAACTTCCTGCAGAGCCAGATGAACCCCCATTTCCTGTTCAACACGCTGAATGCGATTCTGGTGGTCTGCACCAAGAACAAATATACCGATGTTACGGATATTGTGAAAAGCCTGTCGAAGCTGCTGCGCAGGCTGCTCAGCTGGAAGGAGGATCTGGTGTCGGTGCAGGAGGAGATCACCTTCATCGAGATGTATCTCAAAATTGAGAAATTCAGGTTCAGGGATAAATTCGACTACGTATTTGAGATTGATGAGCAGTCCCTGAAATATAAAATCCCGAAGCTGAGCATGCAGCCGCTGGTTGAGAACTCCTGCAAGCATGGCCTGCAGACGGTCGAAGGGCTGGGCATCATCCGGGTGACAACGGCAGTGCTGGACAACCGGCTGCAGATCACTGTATCGGATAACGGCAAAGGCATCGAACCGGATAAGCTTAAGGAGCTGCTGTTTGCCATCCGCAATGAGAATTCCTCAGGGGCCAATATCGGGATCCGTAACGTATACCGCAGGCTGGAGCTGTATTATGCGGATCAGGTGCGCTTCGAGATATCCAGCACACCGGGGCTGGGGACCGTGGTCACCTTTGGCATTCCCCTCAGGCTGCTTGAGCTGAATCATCCCTTGGAAGGCGAGGTGTAA
- a CDS encoding UbiX family flavin prenyltransferase: MKIIVGITGASGSIYAYSLIRSLHQLGIETYVIATGAGENVMKYECGADMQELAGYATVLSNTDLFAPVASGSFKTDGMVIIPCSMNTLGAIANGMGDTLLSRAASVVLKEKRRLIIVPRETPLHLIHLENMLRIARAGADIMPASPGFYNHPTEIWELVNFMNARVLDALGIDHQLMKRWGEA, translated from the coding sequence ATGAAAATTATCGTCGGCATTACCGGAGCAAGCGGCTCTATTTACGCCTATTCCCTGATCCGCAGCCTGCATCAGCTTGGAATCGAAACTTATGTAATTGCCACCGGCGCCGGAGAGAATGTGATGAAATACGAGTGCGGTGCTGATATGCAGGAGCTGGCCGGATACGCCACCGTGCTGTCCAATACGGATCTGTTCGCACCCGTGGCCAGCGGATCCTTCAAGACAGACGGGATGGTCATTATCCCCTGTTCAATGAATACGCTGGGAGCTATCGCTAACGGCATGGGGGACACCCTGCTTAGCCGGGCAGCCAGCGTGGTGCTCAAGGAGAAGCGGCGGCTGATTATCGTTCCGCGCGAAACCCCGCTCCATCTGATCCATCTGGAGAATATGCTGCGGATTGCCCGTGCGGGGGCGGATATCATGCCCGCTTCGCCGGGCTTTTACAACCATCCGACCGAGATCTGGGAGCTGGTGAACTTCATGAATGCCCGCGTCCTTGACGCGCTGGGGATTGACCATCAGCTGATGAAGCGCTGGGGGGAAGCTTAG